In Rubrivirga marina, the following are encoded in one genomic region:
- a CDS encoding FAD-dependent monooxygenase has product MIASSSPPPSSPRVLVVGGGIGGLAVAVGLRRAGLPVEVAEAAPALEPVGAGIVLWPNALHALDRLGLGAAVRAVSQPSAGGAIWTPDGRPLVRVDPEALAARLGEAPRAIHRADLQAVLADAFDGPLHLGARVIGIEDEGKRVRVRVADDREFEADVLIGADGLHSAVRSALHGAAAPAYAGYTAWRGVAQADGAVLDGEAVGRGQRFGQVPLPDGRVYWFATATVPAGGRDAARDELVRRFTEWHPSVRSLVEATPEGAVLRNDVSDRPPLGVWGRGRITLLGDAAHPSTPNLGQGAGLALEDAAVLADRLGSTRDGLAALRDYEAARSGRTAAVVRRSRRVGALMQASNPVAVAARTLLLRLTPPRAVLAQTARVGAYDAFRDEPPSLPVT; this is encoded by the coding sequence ATGATCGCCTCCTCCTCTCCTCCACCGTCGTCTCCCCGAGTTCTCGTCGTCGGCGGGGGCATCGGCGGGCTCGCCGTGGCCGTCGGGCTCCGGCGGGCCGGGCTCCCGGTCGAGGTCGCCGAGGCGGCCCCGGCGCTTGAGCCCGTCGGGGCCGGCATCGTCCTCTGGCCGAACGCGCTCCACGCGCTGGACCGGCTGGGTCTGGGCGCGGCCGTCCGCGCGGTTTCGCAGCCGAGCGCCGGCGGGGCCATCTGGACGCCCGACGGAAGGCCGCTCGTCCGGGTCGACCCGGAGGCGCTCGCCGCCCGCCTCGGCGAGGCCCCGCGCGCCATCCACCGGGCCGACCTCCAAGCGGTCCTGGCAGACGCGTTCGACGGCCCGCTCCACCTCGGCGCCCGCGTCATCGGCATCGAGGACGAGGGCAAGCGCGTGCGGGTCCGGGTGGCGGACGACCGGGAGTTCGAGGCCGACGTCCTCATCGGAGCGGACGGGCTCCACTCGGCCGTCCGGTCGGCGCTCCACGGGGCCGCCGCTCCGGCCTACGCCGGGTACACGGCCTGGCGGGGCGTCGCGCAGGCGGACGGGGCGGTGCTGGACGGAGAGGCCGTCGGCCGCGGCCAGCGGTTCGGGCAGGTCCCGCTCCCCGACGGCCGGGTCTACTGGTTCGCCACGGCGACCGTCCCAGCGGGCGGCCGAGACGCCGCCCGAGACGAGTTGGTCCGCCGCTTCACCGAGTGGCACCCGTCGGTGCGGTCCCTCGTCGAGGCCACTCCCGAGGGCGCCGTCCTCCGCAACGACGTCTCGGACCGGCCGCCGCTTGGCGTGTGGGGCCGGGGCCGGATCACGCTCCTCGGCGACGCCGCGCACCCGTCGACGCCCAACCTGGGCCAGGGGGCGGGGCTCGCGCTCGAAGACGCCGCCGTGCTGGCCGACCGGCTCGGCAGCACACGCGACGGGCTCGCCGCGCTCCGGGACTACGAGGCCGCACGGTCCGGCCGGACGGCCGCCGTCGTTCGCCGGTCACGCCGCGTCGGCGCGCTGATGCAGGCGTCGAACCCCGTCGCGGTCGCCGCTCGCACCCTCCTCCTCCGGCTGACGCCGCCCCGCGCCGTCCTCGCCCAGACCGCTCGCGTCGGGGCCTACGACGCCTTCAGAGACGAGCCTCCCTCCCTGCCCGTGACGTGA
- a CDS encoding HMG-box domain-containing protein: protein MPPLALGLLALLLTLPASAQPAWRSMSPEERQAYVAELQREAEADRQRMMELLGVETPSGLPSWEDDPNRPAHIVPREGTVNWYDEAGNVHVRGEWGRWSNYVEAEAGGPEPLDPLVLRSGRRVETPEQWWTLRRPQILEDYVVELYGRTPAGTPGVFFRAVGPDSTAGGATVRQVVGRIEDARLLPTAPRIEMTLYLPEGAEAVPVVVQVGGFWGQSDELPEPVRQALDRGWAFATVETGPIQMDSGAGLDEGVIGYMNGGRPRDPDDWGVLAAWAWGLSRALDYLDQAPETDAARAAITGHSRNGKAALLTAALDTRWAAAWPSCAGAMGTSLEKRDWGETIDNVASAGGYHWMAGTFLTYAGRWDAMPGDAHFLMALVAPRPLFVTGGTTDQWSDPHGEFLAAVAADPVYELLGDPGLPTTEMPAPDVALTSGALAFRNHEGGHTPAPDWPVFYDWLGRYVE, encoded by the coding sequence GTGCCTCCTCTCGCCCTCGGCCTCCTCGCCCTGCTCCTGACCCTGCCCGCCTCGGCGCAGCCCGCGTGGCGGTCGATGTCGCCGGAGGAGCGGCAGGCCTATGTCGCCGAGCTCCAGCGCGAGGCCGAGGCCGATCGCCAGCGGATGATGGAGCTCCTCGGCGTCGAGACGCCGTCGGGGCTGCCGTCGTGGGAGGACGACCCGAACCGGCCGGCCCACATCGTCCCCCGCGAGGGGACGGTCAACTGGTACGACGAGGCCGGCAACGTCCACGTCCGCGGCGAGTGGGGGCGGTGGTCGAACTACGTCGAGGCCGAGGCGGGCGGGCCCGAGCCCCTCGACCCGCTCGTCCTCCGCTCCGGCCGCCGGGTCGAGACGCCGGAGCAGTGGTGGACGCTCCGCCGCCCGCAGATCCTGGAGGACTACGTCGTCGAGCTCTACGGCCGCACGCCGGCCGGCACGCCGGGGGTCTTCTTCCGAGCCGTCGGCCCCGACTCAACGGCGGGCGGGGCCACCGTCCGCCAGGTCGTCGGGCGGATCGAGGACGCGCGCCTGCTCCCGACCGCGCCGCGGATCGAGATGACGCTCTACCTCCCCGAGGGCGCCGAGGCCGTCCCGGTCGTCGTCCAAGTCGGCGGGTTCTGGGGACAATCCGATGAGCTCCCCGAGCCGGTGCGGCAGGCGCTCGACCGCGGCTGGGCGTTCGCGACGGTCGAGACCGGGCCGATCCAGATGGACAGCGGCGCCGGCCTCGACGAGGGCGTCATCGGATACATGAACGGCGGTCGGCCGCGCGACCCGGACGACTGGGGCGTCCTCGCGGCCTGGGCCTGGGGCCTAAGCCGCGCGCTCGACTACCTCGATCAGGCGCCCGAGACCGACGCCGCCCGGGCCGCCATCACGGGCCACTCGCGGAACGGCAAGGCCGCCCTCCTCACGGCCGCGCTCGACACGCGCTGGGCCGCCGCCTGGCCGTCGTGCGCCGGCGCGATGGGCACGTCGCTCGAGAAACGGGACTGGGGCGAGACGATCGACAACGTGGCCTCAGCGGGCGGCTACCACTGGATGGCCGGGACCTTCCTCACCTACGCCGGCCGCTGGGACGCGATGCCCGGCGACGCCCACTTCCTGATGGCCCTCGTCGCCCCGCGCCCCCTCTTCGTCACCGGCGGCACGACCGACCAGTGGTCGGACCCCCACGGCGAGTTCCTCGCGGCCGTCGCCGCCGACCCGGTCTACGAGCTCTTGGGCGACCCGGGCCTCCCCACCACGGAGATGCCTGCGCCCGACGTCGCCCTCACGAGCGGCGCGCTCGCCTTCCGCAACCACGAGGGCGGCCACACACCGGCCCCCGACTGGCCCGTCTTCTACGACTGGCTCGGCCGCTACGTCGAGTAG